In Ctenopharyngodon idella isolate HZGC_01 chromosome 2, HZGC01, whole genome shotgun sequence, the following are encoded in one genomic region:
- the LOC127502190 gene encoding LOW QUALITY PROTEIN: angiomotin-like 2a (The sequence of the model RefSeq protein was modified relative to this genomic sequence to represent the inferred CDS: inserted 2 bases in 1 codon), which yields MRGEEASGTVLHRLIQEQLRYGNPTDARTLLAIQQQALRRGGGVGSGGACSPQSSSESLSPEEPQSPQLSARQEPQGQEHQVDYQHSENYTTHPHHEEELPTYEQAKAQSQYLASQWCQPHRGCSLEDSVTSQMPCKEEDSWDQKRAHARSPSERLLQFSMEHNKMPATYSASYPQIHGYHANQHLQYSQQGLEYNKQVPYTEHPFPVRQAAEYEPCYKSXPPPFHSQHNRLQTPEVCHSLSTSPPAGREVAACSRIQLEMLMNENKRLRQELEGHTEKGLRIQKLEQEIQRISEAYDTLMKGCAKRETLEQALRNKLMAEIKRLQQSSIQAAKEAEAADQNQHVIEKLLLQNEEQQLQCAHLEQEVQHLRNEAENQQRRSEALESTLRSTQTRSQQLWMELQRKRAYVEKVERLQKALAQLQATCEKREGLETRLRTRLEQELRSLRNQQRQPQPVGGVSNVSVSTLQELLREKEERILSLEADKMRWEQKYLEEQTMREFAMDAAATAAAQRDTTIINHSPCHSFIEEFPSSEIRNQEVENRIRALYAQILEKDTVISILKQKLQQDQKGESGDFRPATTEPSITISHSTFTHMAHGKGKSQSNDQAAGTSYSTLTPVAARGQPDLVLSEKQTTDQAPCTEPNPNNIQKAPSAVDLFKGLDDVAADAVEIFI from the exons ATGAGAGGTGAAGAAGCATCTGGTACTGTTCTGCACAGACTAATCCAAGAGCAGCTACGCTATGGAAACCCCACAGATGCCCGCACACTCCTGGCCATCCAGCAGCAGGCCCTGCGACGAGGAGGAGGTGTTGGATCTGGAGGGGCTTGTTCTCCACAGTCTTCATCTGAGAGCCTCAGCCCGGAGGAGCCCCAGTCTCCTCAGCTCTCTGCCCGCCAAGAACCCCAAGGTCAAGAGCACCAGGTTGACTACCAGCACTCTGAGAACTACACAACACACCCACACCATGAAGAGGAGCTACCCACCTATGAACAAGCAAAGGCCCAGTCTCAGTATTTGGCCTCCCAATGGTGCCAACCGCACAGGGGCTGCTCATTAGAGGATAGTGTAACAAGCCAGATGCCCTGTAAGGAGGAAGACAGCTGGGACCAAAAGCGAGCCCATGCACGGTCACCGAGTGAGCGGCTTCTGCAGTTTTCAATGGAGCACAATAAAATGCCTGCAACATATTCTGCCAGTTACCCTCAGATACATGGATATCATGCAAACCAGCACTTACAATATAGCCAGCAAGGACTGGAATACAATAAGCAGGTGCCTTATACTGAGCACCCCTTTCCTGTGCGACAAGCAGCGGAGTATGAACCGTGCTACAAAAG ACCACCACCATTTCATTCCCAGCACAACAG ACTTCAAACACCAGAAGTTTGCCATAGTCTCTCCACATCTCCCCCTGCTGGCAGGGAGGTCGCAGCTTGCAGTCGCATCCAACTGGAAATGCTCATGAACGAGAATAAGAGATTGAGACAGGAGCTAGAGGGACACACTGAGAAAGGCCTCAGAATTCAGAAG CTGGAACAAGAGATCCAAAGGATTTCAGAGGCCTACGACACTCTGATGAAGGGCTGTGCAAAAAGAGAAACTCTGGAGCAAGCGCTAAGAAACAAGCTGATGGCTGAGATCAAGAGGCTGCAGCAATCAAGCATTCAAGCGGCAAAAGAAGCCGAAGCTGCTGACCAGAACCAGCATGTTATTGAGAAGCTCCTTCTGCAAA ATGAAgaacagcagctgcagtgtgCGCATCTGGAGCAGGAGGTTCAGCATCTGCGAAACGAAGCTGAGAACCAGCAGCGCAGGAGTGAGGCCCTGGAGAGCACCCTGAGGTCCACACAGACACGCAGCCAGCAACTGTGGATGGAGCTGCAGAGGAAGAGAGCGTATGTGGAGAAGGTTGAGCGTCTGCAAAAGGCTTTGGCTCAGCTGCAAGCAACATGCGAAAAAAGAGAAGGGTTGGAAACGCGTCTAAGGACACGACTAGAGCAGGAACTGCGGAGCCTCCGAAATCAGCAG CGGCAGCCTCAGCCAGTCGGAGGAGTGTCCAATGTGAGTGTGTCCACACTGCAGGAACTTCTGCGGGAGAAAGAAGAGCGCATTTTGTCCCTGGAAGCTGACAAGATGCGCTGGGAGCAGAAATACCTGGAGGAGCAAACCATGAGGGAGTTTGCAATGGATGCTGCTGCCACTGCTGCAGCTCAGAG AGACACAACCATCATCAACCATTCACCCTGTCATTCCTTCATTGAGGAGTTCCCATCATCTGAGATCAGAAACCAGGAAGTTGAAAACAG GATCCGTGCCCTGTATGCTCAAATCCTGGAGAAGGACACCGTGATTAGCATCCTGAAGCAGAAGCTGCAGCAGGATCAGAAGGGAGAGTCAGGTGACTTCCGGCCAGCTACTACTGAGCCCTCCATCACCATCTCTCATTCAACGTTCACACACATGGCCCACGGCAAAG GGAAGAGTCAATCCAATGACCAGGCGGCTGGTACGTCTTATTCCACGCTCACTCCGGTAGCAGCCCGGGGACAACCTGATCTAGTTCTGTCAGAGAAACAGACAACAGATCAAGCCCCCTGCACAGAGCCCAACCCCA ATAACATCCAGAAAGCACCATCTGCTGTGGACCTTTTTAAGGGCCTAGATGATGTGGCGGCTGATGCAGTGGAGATCTTCATTTGA